Proteins encoded in a region of the Paenibacillus pedocola genome:
- a CDS encoding D-alanyl-D-alanine carboxypeptidase family protein, producing MFRRGTTLRKIRYMTLVLCMAVSVLGAAPGAFAEEKAKSTGNTAAAVDLAPGARSAILMDAGTGTIIYEKNSHDKLPPASITKIMTMLLTVEALDEGRLQLTDKVRTSEYAASMGGSQIFLEPGEEMTVDEMLKGIAMASGNDASVAMAEKIAGSESAFVDMMNSKAEALGLKDTHFANCNGLPAANHYSSAHDIAVISRELLKHERIIKYTGSYQDYLRKDSAKPFWLVNTNKLVRFYTGADGLKTGYTSEAKFCLSATAARDGLRAVAVVLGEPNTKTRNSEVSGMFDYLFSQYKMHTIYKAGDTIGTLNIEKGVKKVLPITAKETYSVLLKKGITQEGIRNELVLPDSVKAPITADQTIGKLVVYQGTSVIKEYELKAGEAVPKAGWWKLFKRTTGSLFTVD from the coding sequence ATGTTCAGGAGGGGAACCACTTTGAGAAAAATTCGTTATATGACGCTTGTGCTATGTATGGCTGTTTCGGTTCTGGGAGCGGCACCAGGCGCATTTGCGGAGGAAAAGGCTAAAAGTACCGGTAATACCGCTGCTGCTGTTGATCTCGCGCCGGGAGCGCGTTCCGCCATTCTAATGGATGCGGGCACCGGCACCATTATTTATGAGAAGAACAGCCATGACAAGCTGCCGCCGGCCAGTATTACCAAAATTATGACGATGCTGCTGACCGTTGAAGCGCTGGATGAAGGCAGACTGCAATTGACCGACAAGGTGCGGACGAGCGAATATGCGGCATCGATGGGCGGTTCGCAGATTTTTTTGGAGCCCGGTGAAGAAATGACGGTGGACGAGATGCTGAAAGGCATCGCTATGGCTTCCGGTAATGATGCCTCTGTTGCAATGGCGGAGAAAATCGCCGGCTCAGAGAGTGCTTTTGTCGATATGATGAACAGTAAAGCGGAGGCGCTTGGCCTGAAGGATACGCATTTTGCCAACTGTAACGGCCTGCCGGCTGCGAATCATTATTCCTCGGCCCATGACATTGCCGTCATCAGCAGGGAGCTGCTCAAGCATGAACGGATTATTAAATATACCGGTTCCTATCAGGACTATCTGCGCAAGGATTCGGCCAAACCGTTCTGGCTGGTCAACACGAACAAGCTGGTGCGCTTTTATACGGGAGCCGATGGTCTGAAGACCGGCTATACATCGGAAGCCAAGTTCTGCCTCTCGGCAACTGCTGCCAGAGACGGACTCCGCGCCGTTGCAGTAGTGCTGGGTGAACCGAACACGAAGACGCGCAACAGTGAAGTGTCGGGCATGTTCGATTATCTCTTTTCACAATATAAAATGCACACGATCTATAAAGCTGGTGACACCATCGGTACGCTGAACATCGAAAAAGGTGTGAAAAAGGTACTGCCGATTACCGCCAAGGAAACCTACAGCGTCCTGCTCAAAAAGGGAATTACCCAGGAAGGTATCCGCAACGAGCTGGTACTGCCGGACAGTGTAAAAGCGCCAATCACCGCAGATCAGACCATTGGCAAGCTGGTAGTCTACCAGGGCACGAGTGTAATTAAAGAATATGAGCTCAAGGCGGGCGAAGCTGTGCCGAAGGCAGGCTGGTGGAAGCTGTTCAAGCGCACGACGGGATCGCTGTTCACGGTTGATTAA
- a CDS encoding aminopeptidase, which produces MSESRILISMNVLKDCLGLSRGELLAVVADDDKRELAESIYEAGKRLEAESMLLIMQPRSKSGEEPPAPVAEAMAKADVAVCITTHSMTHTAARKQAAAAGTRVATMPCMTDDMFSNGAITADYAQVKELTEQVAALLSAGSEVRVEKDGLSLSFSIDSRDGVLSTGLYLNPGESGNLPSGEAYIAPMEGTAAGQIKVDGSIAGIGALKSPLVLTVEQGRLTAAEGEGGDKLLQMLGAGDGRFLGEFGIGTNNKARITGVVLEDEKVYGTIHVAFGSNNTFGGIVAAGVHIDAVVMKPDVYIDDKLIMLAGELL; this is translated from the coding sequence ATGAGTGAATCAAGGATACTAATCAGCATGAATGTACTGAAGGATTGTCTGGGGCTTAGCCGCGGTGAACTGCTGGCTGTTGTGGCTGATGATGACAAGCGTGAGCTTGCCGAATCTATCTATGAAGCAGGCAAGAGACTAGAGGCTGAATCGATGCTGCTGATCATGCAGCCGCGGAGCAAATCGGGCGAGGAGCCGCCGGCTCCGGTTGCCGAAGCTATGGCTAAAGCGGATGTGGCCGTCTGTATTACTACACATTCCATGACACATACGGCTGCCCGCAAGCAGGCAGCAGCAGCGGGAACCCGTGTCGCCACCATGCCGTGCATGACGGATGATATGTTCAGCAATGGAGCAATAACTGCCGATTATGCGCAGGTCAAAGAGCTGACTGAACAGGTTGCCGCCCTGCTGTCCGCAGGTAGCGAAGTACGCGTGGAGAAGGACGGGCTGAGTCTGAGCTTCTCGATTGACAGCAGAGACGGTGTGCTGAGCACAGGTTTATATCTCAATCCGGGAGAATCGGGTAACCTGCCTTCCGGCGAAGCGTATATTGCACCGATGGAAGGTACTGCGGCAGGACAGATTAAGGTGGACGGCTCCATCGCAGGAATTGGTGCGCTGAAAAGTCCGCTGGTGCTTACCGTGGAGCAGGGCCGTCTAACTGCAGCCGAAGGCGAAGGCGGGGACAAGCTGCTGCAGATGCTTGGAGCAGGCGACGGGCGCTTCCTTGGCGAATTTGGCATCGGAACGAACAACAAGGCGAGAATTACAGGTGTGGTTCTGGAGGACGAGAAGGTATACGGAACTATCCATGTGGCATTTGGCAGCAATAATACCTTTGGAGGTATAGTAGCCGCAGGAGTACATATCGATGCAGTGGTAATGAAGCCTGACGTGTATATCGACGATAAGTTAATTATGCTTGCGGGAGAATTGCTCTAA
- the spoIIAA gene encoding anti-sigma F factor antagonist encodes MNSHVEMEHHRGVLVVRLSGELDHHAADYVRMEMDEAIMRGQVEHLILSLKELQFMDSSGLGVILGRYKLIRSKGGKMAVCDATAPVKRLLEMSGLFKIMSLYDDESSALSDLEVAL; translated from the coding sequence ATGAATTCTCATGTGGAGATGGAGCATCACCGGGGTGTGCTGGTTGTCCGTTTATCGGGAGAGCTGGATCATCACGCAGCCGATTATGTTCGTATGGAGATGGATGAAGCGATTATGCGGGGCCAGGTGGAGCATCTGATTCTCAGCCTGAAAGAGCTGCAGTTCATGGATAGCTCAGGCCTTGGCGTCATTCTTGGAAGGTACAAGCTGATTCGCAGTAAAGGCGGGAAAATGGCTGTCTGCGATGCCACCGCCCCAGTGAAGCGGCTGCTGGAAATGTCGGGCCTGTTCAAAATCATGTCCCTATATGACGACGAGAGTTCTGCGCTCTCGGATTTGGAGGTTGCGTTATGA
- the sigF gene encoding RNA polymerase sporulation sigma factor SigF, which yields MEAESKKAPPTYLDDAEVKRLIALSQAGDNLARDTLVSCNIRLVWSVVQRFMNRGYEPDDLFQIGCIGLLKSVDKFDLSYEVKFSTYAVPMIIGEIQRFLRDDGTLKVSRSLKEMANKVRKMKDEMSKTLDRLPTIGEVAEALGVTPEEIVFAQEANKPPTSIHETVFENDGDPITLIDQIADESQERWFDKLALSEAIGALTERERLIVYLRYYRDQTQSEVASRLGISQVQVSRLEKKILANIREQIAQ from the coding sequence ATGGAAGCAGAATCAAAAAAAGCTCCGCCGACCTATTTGGACGATGCGGAGGTCAAACGTCTTATTGCGCTCAGTCAGGCCGGAGATAATCTGGCCCGCGACACGCTCGTAAGCTGCAACATCCGCCTTGTCTGGTCGGTGGTGCAGCGGTTTATGAACCGCGGGTATGAGCCTGATGATTTGTTCCAAATCGGTTGTATCGGACTGCTCAAGTCCGTTGATAAATTCGACCTCAGCTATGAGGTCAAATTCTCCACCTATGCTGTGCCGATGATCATCGGCGAGATCCAGCGTTTCCTGCGCGATGACGGGACCCTCAAGGTCAGCCGCTCGCTCAAGGAGATGGCCAACAAGGTGCGCAAGATGAAGGACGAAATGTCCAAAACGCTGGACCGCCTGCCGACCATCGGCGAGGTTGCGGAGGCACTTGGTGTAACACCGGAAGAAATAGTGTTTGCTCAGGAAGCCAACAAGCCGCCGACCTCGATCCACGAGACCGTGTTCGAGAATGACGGCGATCCGATCACCCTAATCGACCAGATCGCCGACGAGTCGCAGGAACGCTGGTTCGACAAGCTCGCGCTGAGCGAGGCCATCGGCGCACTCACCGAACGCGAGCGTCTGATCGTCTACCTGCGCTACTACCGCGACCAGACCCAGTCCGAAGTCGCCAGCCGCCTCGGCATCTCGCAGGTCCAGGTGTCGAGGCTGGAGAAGAAGATCCTCGCGAACATTCGTGAGCAGATTGCGCAGTAG
- the spoIIAB gene encoding anti-sigma F factor → MTKSEAGNFMSVQFAALSENESFARVVVAAFVSRLDPTMEELNDLKTVVSEAVTNCIIHGYDSNPEGIVSISASIDNETVHLTIEDQGNGIEDLELAQQPLYTSKPELERSGMGFTIMENFMDEFEVTSEPGRGTSISMKKTIVSKKALYN, encoded by the coding sequence ATGACAAAGAGTGAAGCTGGTAACTTCATGAGTGTCCAGTTTGCCGCCCTCTCGGAGAACGAATCGTTCGCGCGTGTGGTGGTAGCGGCCTTCGTCTCCCGGCTCGATCCTACCATGGAAGAACTGAATGATCTAAAGACTGTTGTCTCGGAGGCGGTCACCAACTGTATCATCCACGGATATGACAGTAATCCAGAAGGGATTGTCAGCATCTCGGCGTCGATCGACAATGAGACCGTGCACCTGACCATAGAGGATCAGGGGAACGGCATTGAGGATCTGGAGCTGGCACAGCAGCCTCTGTACACGTCCAAGCCGGAGCTGGAGCGGTCGGGCATGGGTTTTACGATTATGGAGAATTTCATGGATGAATTCGAAGTGACCAGTGAACCGGGGCGCGGTACCTCCATTTCTATGAAGAAAACGATCGTTTCGAAAAAAGCTTTATACAATTAG